The following coding sequences are from one Caloenas nicobarica isolate bCalNic1 chromosome 25, bCalNic1.hap1, whole genome shotgun sequence window:
- the DUSP11 gene encoding RNA/RNP complex-1-interacting phosphatase, protein MVGGGASRVPQRWTDYIPLGRRIPGTRFIAFKVPLKRSFDRNLHPEERFSPRDLIKKIKEQKEELGLIIDLTYTTRYYGPEELPATLCYSKILTMGHEIPNKHTIFQFKCVVNKFLRDNQDNDKLIGVHCTHGLNRTGYLVCRYLIDVEGMEADTAIELFNRSRGHPIERTNYIQDLQKRSEKKSCGLKNLSSSPFEETAAATTANTRKQMAKHHPHRLDRSPLAVPRNSSSTKNHHRRGVEAQHRELVTEHRVTEPRQRPCGLVTRNCQVSLPANEWRDELCFPHLQPPQETQTARKRRRRYRKPVVTA, encoded by the exons ATGGTGGGCGGCGGGGCCTCCCGTGTCCCGCAGCG GTGGACCGACTACATCCCGCTGGGCAGGAGGATCCCGGGCACCCGCTTCATCGCCTTCAAGGTCCCGCTGAAGAGG AGCTTTGATCGGAACCTTCATCCAGAGGAGAGATTTTCACCTCGTGACCTCATTAAGAAAatcaaagagcagaaagaagaacTGGGTCTGATCATCGACCTGACGTACACAACTCGCTACTACGGGCCAGAG GAGCTGCCAGCCACACTCTGCTACTCCAAGATCTTGACGATGGGACATGAAataccaaacaaacacaccattTTTCAATTCAAATGCGTTGTGAACAAGTTTTTGAGAGACAACCAAGACAACG ATAAACTCATCGGAGTTCATTGCACACATGGATTAAACAGAACCGGCTACCTGGTCTGTAG GTACCTGATTGATGTTGAAGGCATGGAGGCTGATACTGCCATAGAGT TGTTCAACAGGTCTCGGGGGCATCCTATAGAGAGAACCAACTATATCCAAGATCTTCAGAAAAGATCGGAAAAAAA GAGCTGTGGACTAAAGAATTTGAGCTCAAGCCCCTTCGAAGAAACAGCCGCCGCTACTACAGCAAACACTAGAAAGCAGATGGCCAAACATCATCCGCATCGTTTGGATCGATCCCCCTTAGCGGTGCCCAG AAACTCCAGCAGCACCAAGAACCACCACAGACGAGGCGTCGAGGCGCAACACCGGGAGCTGGTGACGGAGCACAGGGTGACAGAGCCGAGGCAGCGACCGTGTGGTTTGGTGACGAGGAACTGTCAGGTGTCGTTACCCGCTAACGAGTGGCGCGATGAACTGTGCTTCCCCCATCTCCAACCGCCCCAGGAAACGCAAACAGCCAGAAAACGCCGGCGCCGGTACAGGAAACCTGTTGTGACGGCGTAG